Proteins found in one Zea mays cultivar B73 chromosome 1, Zm-B73-REFERENCE-NAM-5.0, whole genome shotgun sequence genomic segment:
- the LOC100382434 gene encoding uncharacterized isoform X2 translates to MMDRHMEDDSSTFLQWAMNHLQHPAAATAVSAAYQQQDGGAGVGVRISGGAGDQEDSAAAFPSLQALRASQPQAVPGSVRVRNLTVQVADYGLTNSSSSGDSPGAAMDHDAAAGWSPHTARSRTTGLGGGSNSRPVSWNFSAASAQPADDRGAVGVALPDAPAAVARAQQRAASSAGRRGGGAGPSTAAAPASSPGPVQDHIIAERRRREKINQRFIELSTVIPGLKKMDKATILGDAVKYVRELQEKVKGLEEEGGAGGSGGIQSAVLVKKQLPPEDDAMASSHGGSGDHGGDGGGMPLPEIEARLSERSVLLLRIHCYSARGLLVRVISEVEQMQLSITHTNVMPFPASTAIITITAKVLASCCLKEPHTHTYLRMGHLLRDPCIINVHK, encoded by the exons ATGATGGATCGACATATGGAGGACGACTCGAGCACGTTCCTCCAGTGGGCAATGAACCATCTCCAGCACCCGGCCGCCGCCACCGCGGTTTCCGCCGCATACCAGCAGCAGGACGGCGGCGCCGGTGTTGGTGTCCGCATCAGCGGCGGCGCCGGAGACCAGGAGGACTCCGCCGCCGCCTTCCCGTCGCTCCAGGCGCTCCGCGCATCCCAGCCACAGGCCGTGCCCGGCAGCGTCCGAGTCCGGAACCTGACGGTGCAGGTGGCTGACTACGGCCTGACCAACAGCAGCAGCTCCGGCGACAGCCCCGGCGCAGCCATGGACCACGACGCGGCGGCCGGGTGGTCCCCCCACACCGCGCGCTCCAGGACCACGGGCctcggcggcggcagcaacagcaGGCCGGTCAGCTGGAACTTCAGCGCCGCGTCTGCGCAGCCAGCGGACGACCGCGGCGCCGTCGGCGTCGCGCTGCCGGACGCCCCGGCGGCGGTCGCGAGGGCGCAACAACGTGCTGCGTCGTCTGCGGGGAGGAGAGGGGGCGGCGCGGGCCCATCCACTGCTGCTGCGCCGGCATCGTCGCCGGGGCCGGTGCAGGACCACATCATCGCCGAGAGACGGCGCAGGGAGAAGATCAACCAGCGCTTTATCGAGCTCTCCACCGTCATCCCCGGCCTCAAAAAG ATGGACAAGGCGACCATCCTTGGGGACGCGGTGAAGTACGTGAGGGAGCTGCAGGAGAAGGTGAAGGGGCTCGAGGAGGAAGGAGGCGCCGGTGGCAGCGGCGGCATCCAGTCGGCGGTGCTCGTCAAGAAGCAGCTGCCGCCGGAGGACGACGCCATGGCGAGCAGCCATGGCGGTAGCGGCGACCACGGTGGCGATGGCGGCGGTATGCCGCTCCCGGAGATCGAGGCACGGCTGTCGGAGAGGAGCGTGCTGCTGCTGCGGATCCACTGCTACAGCGCCAGGGGGCTGCTGGTGAGGGTGATCTCGGAGGTGGAGCAGATGCAGCTGTCCATCACCCACACCAACGTCATGCCCTTCCCGGCCTCTACCGCCATTATCACCATCACGGCCAAG GTGCTAGCTAGCTGCTGCCTCAAGGAACCCCACACGCAT
- the LOC100382434 gene encoding uncharacterized isoform X1, with amino-acid sequence MMDRHMEDDSSTFLQWAMNHLQHPAAATAVSAAYQQQDGGAGVGVRISGGAGDQEDSAAAFPSLQALRASQPQAVPGSVRVRNLTVQVADYGLTNSSSSGDSPGAAMDHDAAAGWSPHTARSRTTGLGGGSNSRPVSWNFSAASAQPADDRGAVGVALPDAPAAVARAQQRAASSAGRRGGGAGPSTAAAPASSPGPVQDHIIAERRRREKINQRFIELSTVIPGLKKMDKATILGDAVKYVRELQEKVKGLEEEGGAGGSGGIQSAVLVKKQLPPEDDAMASSHGGSGDHGGDGGGMPLPEIEARLSERSVLLLRIHCYSARGLLVRVISEVEQMQLSITHTNVMPFPASTAIITITAKVEDGFNATVDEIVRRINSALHQHYSSSSEETRG; translated from the exons ATGATGGATCGACATATGGAGGACGACTCGAGCACGTTCCTCCAGTGGGCAATGAACCATCTCCAGCACCCGGCCGCCGCCACCGCGGTTTCCGCCGCATACCAGCAGCAGGACGGCGGCGCCGGTGTTGGTGTCCGCATCAGCGGCGGCGCCGGAGACCAGGAGGACTCCGCCGCCGCCTTCCCGTCGCTCCAGGCGCTCCGCGCATCCCAGCCACAGGCCGTGCCCGGCAGCGTCCGAGTCCGGAACCTGACGGTGCAGGTGGCTGACTACGGCCTGACCAACAGCAGCAGCTCCGGCGACAGCCCCGGCGCAGCCATGGACCACGACGCGGCGGCCGGGTGGTCCCCCCACACCGCGCGCTCCAGGACCACGGGCctcggcggcggcagcaacagcaGGCCGGTCAGCTGGAACTTCAGCGCCGCGTCTGCGCAGCCAGCGGACGACCGCGGCGCCGTCGGCGTCGCGCTGCCGGACGCCCCGGCGGCGGTCGCGAGGGCGCAACAACGTGCTGCGTCGTCTGCGGGGAGGAGAGGGGGCGGCGCGGGCCCATCCACTGCTGCTGCGCCGGCATCGTCGCCGGGGCCGGTGCAGGACCACATCATCGCCGAGAGACGGCGCAGGGAGAAGATCAACCAGCGCTTTATCGAGCTCTCCACCGTCATCCCCGGCCTCAAAAAG ATGGACAAGGCGACCATCCTTGGGGACGCGGTGAAGTACGTGAGGGAGCTGCAGGAGAAGGTGAAGGGGCTCGAGGAGGAAGGAGGCGCCGGTGGCAGCGGCGGCATCCAGTCGGCGGTGCTCGTCAAGAAGCAGCTGCCGCCGGAGGACGACGCCATGGCGAGCAGCCATGGCGGTAGCGGCGACCACGGTGGCGATGGCGGCGGTATGCCGCTCCCGGAGATCGAGGCACGGCTGTCGGAGAGGAGCGTGCTGCTGCTGCGGATCCACTGCTACAGCGCCAGGGGGCTGCTGGTGAGGGTGATCTCGGAGGTGGAGCAGATGCAGCTGTCCATCACCCACACCAACGTCATGCCCTTCCCGGCCTCTACCGCCATTATCACCATCACGGCCAAG